TTCAAGGTTACACATGACCGTAATATCGGACCAATCAGTTgttttatcgtctgattggccccgaaaattggctgaaaacacagcAGTGTGGACACAGCCATAGATGCAACATATGTTCTATAAAATGTTTAAAGAggttttatttctttctctttgtTGCACTATATGTGCAAGGTTTAATGTTGCCATTAGGTGCATTATTCATCTCTGTTTTGTCCAGGTGGGGATCACACGATCACTTATCCGATCCTTCAAGCCGTAGCTGAAAAGTAAGTGACGTTACCTTCTGTTCTGATATTAAGAACTTCATATTAAAGAGCATGTGTCTGACTATGGTTAGAATGTGCAGGACGTAACGTAGTGTATAGGATCACATGACTAGAATGTGCAGGATGTAATGTAGTGGACACGGTCACATGATTAGAATGTACAAGATGTAAGAGTGTGGACAAGGTCACATGGTTAGAATGTGCAGGATGTAACATAATTGGATACAATGTGTCGGATGTGATATCGTGACAGAGTATAATAGTTAGGAATGGCAGAATGTTACATAGGGTTGCACAGCACACGTTAATGCTGTATGTTGGTTTCAGACATGGACCCGTGGGCCTGGTACATGTGGATGCCCACACAGACACCGGGGACTCTGCCCTGGGAGAGAAGATCTATCACGGAACACCGTTCAGACGCTGTGTGGATGAAGGCCTGTTGGACTGTAAGCGGGTTGTACAGATCGGCATCCGAGGTTCTTCCTACAGCGCAGAACCTTACAAGTTCTGCAGAGATCAGGTACAAGGAACATTATTGCCAGACTTTACCGCAAGTGTAAATCTGCTCACTGCATACTTCCATATTTATGTAAAACTCAGTCCCACTGGACAGCACTGCTCTCTATCACTAGTCCCAGATGTCCATGTACGGTAGAAGAGACTGCAGCATGTGTCAGTGGTCAGGGGAACACATGTACCaccagcaaggggggggggggggggcattagtGGCAGTTTCTCACTGGTTAGTAAATAACGCTTTCTAACTTGCTTTTGACAGATAACAGTTATTGTCGATTGGTTGCTGGTGTTCAGTTTAAATTTTCTCCCTTTGCTGGTTAAGAAATAATCTCTGCACCAAGAAGCTTACGctctattttctatatatataatcagacGCAACCGTCCTCATGTATCTTTCAGGGATTTCGCCTGGTTCTGGCTGAAGATTGCTGGTTCAAGTCGCTGGTCCCGCTGATGGCAGAAGTGAGGCTTCAGATGGGAATTAAACCGGTTTACATCACCTTTGATATTGATGGGATCGACCCGTCGTTCGCCCCCGGCACAGGCACTCCGGAGGTCGCCGGTCTGACAACCCACCAGGTAAGATAGGCACCGAGGATCTTTTATAAATCTCAAAGTCTGAGGACCAACGATGCTCGTTTATACCGCACCCAACGCATTTTACGGTGCACGCCTCCGTATAGGCACGAACTCTGGCATCTCTGAGCTGGCAAGGAACTCAAAACCTTTTGCCGGGAGGAAAAGACTACGAGCCCTCCAACAAAGCGTgcttaatattataataataataataacttgtttAATATTTCGTCTGCACGCTGAATATAAAGATGGACGCCCAATCCCTGGTTTGGGAAGATCGCTGTGCAAAGGTTTTGTGAAATAGGTTGCAGGCCCAGATTTAAATGCTCAGACTGGAAAAAAGGTAATATTGTCACAGCAAAAGTCTTACCTAGGATTACTCTGCGATCATTGCTGGAACTAAGTTTGTAATTTTGCATTTTCTTCCCTTATGTATTTAAGTCATACAGTAGGGGGCCGCTGGTGTAATACTAagaggtatattttctaaaccgtctaaaaagggaaagtggagatgctgccatagcaaccagattctagaagGCTGTAGATAACTGAGAAATAGAATCTGAgcagttgctatgggcaacatcttcaccTTTGCATTTtagaaagtttagtaaatcttcAGCAGTATTCAGTAAGGAACAACTTTATGTTCCCAGCTCAGCCGTTTACTAACCTCGGTCTATTGGTTTCTGCAATCAGGCTCTGGAGATAATCCGCGGCTGCAAGGGTCTGAATATCGTTGGCGGTGACCTAGTGGAAGTTGCGCCCATCTACGATCAGTCAGGTGAGTGCGTCATGTTGTAAATTATGGTAACTGGAGCGAATGATCTTTAAACTCATTGCGCTAAAGCTATGCCATTGGGGGATGACTGGTGATCTAACGAATGACTCCAGCCCAGCTACACGGTACAGGGCAGAGATGAGCCAAGTTACAGCGGATTTTTATGCAAATATCGCAGAGAACCAGGCAGCTACTCAGATGTCCTTCCATGAACTCTGTATATTGTGCATTTCACGGTGCTGGAcaggatgggagggggggggacgcAGCTGTTTTAGCATTTTCAAATGCTTTAATAAACCGAGTGTAGGTTGGGTGAGGACGGGTGGAATCACCGAGTTGCCCCCAGAACCACTTCATAACCATGCTGTGTGCACCATTGGATCAATGGTAGATTCAGGTTACACGCACTCCTTTAGCACCTGCAAGACCCagaacaggataaaaaaaaaaaatatcctgaaAAAGGTGTATTTTTTCCCCATTTATCACCGATGTGAGAgacttcaacaaaatggctgcctcccctgCATGGagacaaataataattattacagaTCACCTTTCAATCAACACACTGGTGTCCAAAATGTTTTACATGGGTCTTATTGCTCCCCAAACATGAACTTTCCCTGGAGACAGCAGCCCAGCGTCACCCGACTAAGCATGCAGAGAGGTTATTGGGAGCATTTACCTCACACACTTTCATCAGTTTATGATACTTTGTCCCGTTTCACAACACAAATGAACGGATTTCTTTCTGTCTCCAGGTAACACCGCCCTGACTGCTGCCAACTTGCTGTTTGAGATGCTCTGCGTGCTTCCTAAAGTGAAGTCCTATTAACCAGGACATGACCAAGGCTGAGCAGCAGGGGGCGCTCCATCCACACTCATATCACTACACTCTACCCTAGAAAGACTACCTGGAGCCGAGTAACCAGAGACAGAGATTATAACAAGCGATTACCACCTATAGATTAATCAGAAGAGGAAACCGGAC
Above is a genomic segment from Mixophyes fleayi isolate aMixFle1 chromosome 11, aMixFle1.hap1, whole genome shotgun sequence containing:
- the AGMAT gene encoding guanidino acid hydrolase, mitochondrial, which produces MAEVRLQMGIKPVYITFDIDGIDPSFAPGTGTPEVAGLTTHQALEIIRGCKGLNIVGGDLVEVAPIYDQSGNTALTAANLLFEMLCVLPKVKSY